The genomic segment CGGCATTGAATCAAGCCCAGTCGCAGTTGAAACAGGCCAGAGCGAGTCTGGAGAACGCGAAAGCCAAACAGCATCAGTCCGAAGCGGGGCTGCAGTTAGCCAAGACGCGAATCGAGCGAGCTCGGGCACTCGAGGCGCAGAACGCGGTGTCGATCGAAGAACTCGATCAGCGTGCCGCCGAGTTCCAGCAAGCCGAAGCGGACTTGGAAGCCAGCAAGGCGGGTATCAGTGCGGCCGAAGCCGAGATTGCGACCGCCGAAGCGGCGATCGAATCCGCCCGCGCTGGGGTCGAAACGGCGGAGTTGAATTTGGACTATACCCAGGTTCGTGCCCCCGTCAGCGGCCGGATCAGCCGCCAATACGTGACCGAAGGCAACCTCGTCAGCGGTGGCACGGCGACGTCCACTCTGTTGACAACAATCACGTCGGTCGACCCGATCTACTGTACGTTTGATGTCAACGAACAAGACGTGTTGAAGTACATTCGCTTGGCCCAAATCGGCGAACGAAAAAGTTCTCGCGAGGCCAAGAATCCCGTGTTTCTCGGTTTGGTCGACGAGTCCGGATTTCCTCACGAGGGGCATATGGACTTTGTCGATAACCATTTCGATGTGAACACCGCAAGCATGCGTGCACGCGGTGTGATTCCCAATCATGACCGAGTGCTGCTGCCGGGAATGTTCGCACGGATTCGGATTCCTGGTAGTGCCGCACACCAAGGCGTGCTGGTGCCCGATTCGGCAATCGGCACCGACCAATCATCTCAATACGTCTATATCGTGGTGGACAATGTAATCCAACGACGCGGCGTCAAGCTTGGTCCGATGGTTGATGGACTTCGTGTCGTGCGTGAGGGATTAAGTGGTAGTGAGACGCTTGTCATTCAAGGTTTGCTGCAGTCACGACCCGAGATGACCGTGCAAGTCAAACCAGGGAAGATCGAAGCCATTGAGGATGGATTGCCTGATGACTATCAACCGTTGCCACCAGAGAAGTGGATGTCGCGTGTTCCCGACCCGCAGCCCGTTTCCAGTACAATCCAGGCCAATGCGATGATCGGCTTGGACTCGCCGCCGCAGCCGACGGGGGAAGCACGATGAAGTTTCCTCACTTCTTTATTGAGCGGCCGATCTTTGCCACCGTGCTTTCGTTTGTGATTGTACTGGTCGGCGGAATCACCTATTTCTCGCTGCCGGTTTCACAGTATCCTCCGGTGGCTCCGCCGCAGATTGTTGTCCGTGCCAGTTTTCCTGGAGCAACACCTGACGTCATCGCGGATACGGTCGCGACCCCGATCGAACAAGAGATGAACGGCGTCGACGACATGCTCTATATGGAGTCGTCCTCGAGTGCCGATGGCACGATGCAGTTGACGGTGACGTTCAAATTGGGCACCGATCTCGATGATGCTCAGGTGTTGGTCCAAAACCGCGTCGCGATCGCCGAGTCTCGTCTGCCTGAACAGGTGCGTCAGATTGGGGTGACCACCACAAAGCTGATCCCGGACATGTTGATGGTGGTGCATCTAATCTCGCCGGACGATAGTCGCGATCAGCTTTACATCAGTAACTATGCGTTCTTGAATGTTCGCGATGCCTTGATGCGACTCGATGGCGTTGGTGACATTCGGATTGCCGGCGGCAACGAATATGCGATGCGGATCTGGTTGGACATCGAAAAGATGACCCACGTCGATCTGACCGCCGGAGACGTGATCCAGGCGATCCGTCAACAAAACGTCCAGGTCGCAGCAGGGGTGATTGGTCAACCACCGATCGATCAAACCGGGGCCTTTCAGTTGAACGTGACGACGCAGGGACGTTTGCGTGAAACGGACGAATTCGGCGAGATCATCGTCAAACGCGGTAGCGATGGGCGGGTCACTCGGCTTAGCGATGTGGCGCGGATCGAGTTGGGGGCCCAGGACTATTCGCGGCTCAGTTACCTCGATGGTCAACCGGCGATCGCGGTGCTGGTGTACCAAAGACCAGGAACCAACGCGGTCGATACCGCCGAGGAAGTAAAGCGGACGATGCAGGAAATCGCTGCCGATTTTCCTCAAGGCATTGGCTACGAGATCGCCTACAACCCAACCGATTTTGTCGAAGAATCCATCTCGGAAGTTTTTAATACGCTGTTCATCACGACCGTGTTTGTGGTGTTAACGGTGTTCCTGTTCTTGCATGGATGGCGGCCGACGATCATTCCCGTGATCGCGATTCCGATTTCGTTGATCGGCACGTTTGCCGCGATGCAGAGTCTCGGCGTCACCCTGAATACGTTGTCGTTGTTTGGGTTGGTGTTGGCGATCGGCATTGTGGTGGACGATGCGATTGTCGTGGTGGAAAACGTCGAACGACTGATTGCCGAAGGATTGTCGCCTCGCCAAGCGACGCACAAGGCGATGGACGAAGTGGGCTCGGCGTTGATCGCGACAACGTTGGTGTTGATTGCGGTTTTTGTGCCGACCATTTTCGTCCCAAGCATCAGTGGGCAATTTTACCAACAGTTTGCGCTCACGATCGCAATCTCGACCGCGTTTTCCACCTTCGTTTCGCTCACGCTCAGCCCCGCGTTGTGTGCGTTGTTGTTGAAGCCCAAAGGGGCAGAGAAGCATGGGGTCGCGCGACTGGGCGACGTTCTGTTCGGTTGGTTCTTTCGGCTGTTCAACCGCTTTTTCGATGTGACCAGCAATATCTATGCAGGGATTGTCGCTCGCATTGTACGGATGACCGCGGTGTCGCTGCTGCTGTACGCCGGGCTGTTGGTGTGTACGTGGTATAGCTTCGGAATGGTTCCCAAAGGTTTCATTCCTCAACAGGACCAAGGCTATTTGATCGTCAGTATTCGTTTGCCCGACGGCGCGTCGTTGGCGCGAACCGATGAAGTGACTCGTCATGTCGCCGAGCTTGGCGGCAGCATTGATGGTGTGGCCCACGCGGTCGGAATCGCGGGGCTCTCAGGGGCGACCTTTACGATCAGCCCCAATGCCGCCGTGACGTTCCTGCCGTTAGAGGATGCCAAGGAACGTGCGGCACGCGGTCGTGGGATCGATGAGATCATCGCCGATTTGCGAGCGAAGGTTGCTGATATCAACGAGGCTCAGGTCTTTGTGATCCCTCCGCCCCCGGTTCGCGGAATCGGTCGCGGTGGCGGATTCAAAATGTATGTGCAAGACCGCCGAGGTGCCGGCACCGAGGTGTTGAATGATGTGATTGAAACGATGGTCGCGCAGGCCAATCAGCAACCTGGAATCACACAGGCATTTTCCAATTTGCGAATCAATGTGCCGCAGATTTTTACCGACGTGGATCGCGACAAGTCGGAAATGCTCGACGTGCCGGTGAACAACGTGTTCGAAGCGCTGCAGGTCTATTTGGGATCGCTGTACGTCAACGATTTCAATTTTCTTGGGCGTACCTATCGCGTCACTGCGCAGGCTGAACCTGAGTTTCGAGATGAGCCGAGTGATATTTTGCGTTTACGGACTCGCAGTGCTCGCGGGGCGTCGGTTTCACTCGGTTCGATCGTCGAGCTGAAGCAGATTGCCGGTCCAGACCGATTGGTGCGTTACAATCTGTATCCGGCAGCCGACATCAACGGCACCACCGTCCCGGGATTCAGTACCGGCCAATCGTTGACGACGATGGAGGATTTGGCGGCAATCAATCTTCCTCCGGGGTTTGGTTTTGAGTGGACCGAGCTGGCGTTCCAGGAGCGTCAGGCCGGAAACACGATCATGTTTCTGTTCCCGCTCGCCGTGTTGTTTGTGTTTCTCGCGTTGGCGGCGCAATACGAAAGCTGGCTATTGCCGCTTGCGATCATCTTGATCGTCCCATTGTGTCTGTTGTTTGCCATTCTCGGCGTCTGGTTCCGAGGCATGGAAAACAACATTTTGACACAGATTGGTTTTATCGTGCTGGTTGGTTTGGCGTGTAAGAATGCGATTTTGATCGTGGAATTTGCCAAAGCCGAAGAGGATGCGGGTAAGGATCGATTTCAAGCCGCGATCGACGCGTGTCGATTGCGACTGCGTCCGATTCTGATGACCGCATTCTCGTTCATCTTGGGAGTCATTCCCTTGTTGGTTGCCACCGGGGCCGGATTTGAGATGCGTCGCGTTCTAGGCACCGCCGTGTTTAGTGGCATGCTGGGCGTGACGGTTTTCGGTCTTTTCTTGACCCCGGTGTTCTACGTCGTGTTGCGTGGTTTCACTCGTAAAGCCTCGCTGGCATTGCCTGACGGTGATGCCGTAGCGGTAGCGGCCAACGGTGAAGCATCGCTGCTTGATTCACAGACGACAATCATTGATGCCGATTCGACCGCCGCCGCGGTGGTCGCGACGAAGTCAGGTGTAACCGATTCAGAGGACCCGGAATCAACCGATGCTGCGATCGAGGCTACGGAGCCAAACGAAAGTTCCGCTTCGTCCGGCCAAGCGTAGAGGTGGCGTCGCTTCTAGTCTCGAGTCTGAAAGGGACTGAACCCGAGGTCGACGTAGGGCAACACCTTGAAGCACTAAGAGCCAGCAACTTTTTCTGCAGCTACGCTCGTCAGGGCGTGGACGAGCGTTGAGGAGCATGAATCATTGCTGTCGACATGCGAATCAGCACTTCCCAGTGAAGATCGCTGCCAGGAAATTGCTTCACCGCGTTGAACGCGTGAGGACTCAGCCGGAAAAAGGGGCACGCGTTGTTTGTCGCGTCTCCGCTTTCAGCAAAATTTTTTTTGGCAGATGCGCCGGGAGACCCAGCCGATTGTCACTGGAACACCGTTTTTTCCGTGCTTTGACTGGTGGAACGGGGATGATCCCTTTCTTATTTGCAATCTAGGGCAAAGTTCATTACAATCCCCCCGGTAGGGTCGGCTAATGCGGCGCCTCCGAACCCCTATCGTGGGGCTTTTCAATGCGGATTCTAAACTTATCAATCAGGCGGCAATGTAGACAAGGCAGGGAAGCATCACTTTGACAGTGATCTGCGGAACCTCGGGCAAAAAAAAGCGTTGTCACCTTCGAGGGCTCAAGCTTCCTGCTTCTCTATCAGGATCGCGGTCGCGTCCTCCGGTAAACGGTCCGCGACCCACTTATCTGACTGCGAATAGGAGTCAAACTTCATGCGAAAAACCAAGAGCGAACCTTGGATGCTGGGGCGTGTTCCGCACGGTTTCTGGGACCTTGCCGAGAACCGACTCGCCTACATGAGTTGGCTCGGAGAGCGGCTTGGTTACACAAAGCCCGAGGATTGGTACGGAATTCAGCAGAAGCATTTCAAGCAGAATTATGGAGGTGGTTTGCTGGCGGCTCACTACAGCGATTCGCCTCAGAATGCGGTGCGTGAATTCATGCCAAGACGGAAATGGCATTCGTGGTTGTTTTCGCGTGCAACAAATGGCTATTGGCAGAAACCCGAGAACCGTCGCGAGTTCATGTTGTGGCTGGAAAAACAGTTGGGGATTCAGGGCAAAGAAGACTGGTATCGTGTGACCAAGAATGACTTTACTCGTCACGGAGGGCTCGGGCTGCTGAATAATTATTACGGCTGCAGTGTCGCAGCGGCACTCCAGGAATTCAAGCCTCTGATGCAATTGGATGAGTGGAGGTTCGAAACCGTGCCGCAGGGTTTTTGGAACTCCCATGAAAACCGACGTCGCTACATGGATTGGCTAGGATTCAAGCTAAAGATTCGTACGCCTGAGTTATGGTATGGCGTTACGGTGCATGACATCCGAGAGAACTATGGGACCACGCTGTTGACGATGTGTGGTGGATCGATCTATCGGATGGTCAGTGAGTATTTGCCAAAATTCCAGTGGAAACCTTGGCTGTTCCATTACACGCCGAGCGGGTATTGGGAAGACGACAAGAATCGCAAAGAATACTTGCAGTGGTTGGGCAAGGAATTGGAGTTTCGCACTCCCAAAGATTGGTACCAATTGCGCGAGCATCACTTTTTGCGGTCCGGCGGCAGTTGGTTGTTTGCCAAGTACTACGGTTACTCGCCGCTACGCGCTGCGGAAGAGCGGTATCCGAAATACAAATGGAATCCAGATCGATTCCGCTCGGCCGGTAAGGCACACGCGAACGAGAAGACGCTTGCCGCCGAAGAGTCCAGCGAACTCGAGCAACCTAGCGAATCTCGCAAAAACGGTGTGAGCAAGAAAACCAGTGCGTCGGTGAAAAGCCGTAAGACTCGAAAAACAACGACGAGGAAGAAGACACGTCGCAATTCTGCAGCCAGCTTTGTCGCCTAGCCAGCTGTGTCGCCTAGCCCGTGGTGTCGCTTGGCTCGCTTGTGTCATGCGGCACTTGTCCGCATCGCCATAGGCGTGACCAAGCCACAACGGACGCGTCATGACGATGTTGCGTGAGTACTGGGCCGCGTAAGTACTGGGCTTTGTAAGTACTGCGCCGTATGAACCCAGACTGTCATCCCCAACAACAATCGCCGCTGTCGACTTGGCGGCGGCAGTCGCGAATCAGGTGGCCATCTTCAGCGACTTGCTCGACCGAGACTGGCTCGACCGCGATTCGTACGATCGCTACTGGCTCGATAGGTCCAATGAGCTGCCGCGGGTCGACATCGATTGGGCTGATTGAGCGTAGCTTCGGTTGGCCTGTTTGGCACCATCGCTGCGGCGGATTTGTTCCTCGATCTCGCCACGATTCTTGGTCAACTGCTGCTCGCAATCGCTTTCGATTTTCATCAGTTCCATCAGCATCGTTTCGGTGGCTTCATGCTGTGCTCGGCACTCGCTTCGCATTTCGCGGGACGCCCACTGCCGCGTTTCTGGATCGTCTCCGATCGCGGTATGCAGTCGTTTCGACAGTTCGCTGAGAACGCCCAGCGGTTTCTGTTTCTGCGATAACAGTTGCATCAGCTCATTCATGCGGCCCGACTGCACTGCCGCCAATTGGGCATGTCCAAGTTCGACCAATTCCAACGCAGCGGCGTGGCGTTGTTGAACGAGGCTAGAGAGTTCATCACTGTTCATCGTATCGACGCTCGAGGTGACTGGTTTTGGAGGTGTACGGAGACGTGGCAACGGTTCATGCGGTTGATGGATGGCAAGGAGTGCGTCGTTCGGGACGCCACCGATGACGACGATTAGACGCCACCGCCGGGATCACGCATGCCGGCGGTCATCCAGGCAATCATTTCTTCCCATCCCGCGCGATCGTAACGCGTGGTTCGTTTGAATTCGTCATCCAATTTCGGAGGAATTTGTTTCAGCACCACACTTGCTTGGCGAATCAGCAGATCGGCTTCGCGACGACGTCCAAGTTCGCGGACACAGCGTGCTTGGCCAAGGATCGCTTCTAACGCGGGCGGTTGGTTCATGTAGCGCAGCGATACGGTGCGGTACGCGGTAGCGGCTTCTTCGAACAGCCCCATTTCCTTGAGCGTATCAGCTTCGGCCATCATGCAATTTCGCAGCAGAGCTTGGGCATCGTTCGTCAATTTCTGTTCTTCTTCGCGGCGCAGAATCCGCTCCTTTAGTTCGCGGAATCCTACCAACGCGGCATTCAATTCGGATTCGACTTTGGTTCGCAAGGCGCGTCTCGCGGCATCGAGAATGTCAGTCGATTGTGCCTCGAGCCGCGGCCACTGCGCTGCCAAGATATGCGATCGTGCTGCCAAGTAGGCGGCGGCATCGGCGCGAGGCGCGGGTTGATAACGCAACACCGCTTCGTCTAGTCGACGAATGGCGGCATCGAGAATCGGTTGGTTTTCTTGCAGCAGTTTTGCTCGCTCCGGTGGATCCGCGTGCTCTGCGATCAAGTGATTCTTGTAGCTTTTTTGATAGAGAACTTCGGCTAGCGTGAACAGCGAATCACGCCATGCCGGGCTTTGAGGCGTCAATTCCCCGTCTTGCAGATTGTCGATCAGGTAGCCACGGGCTTTTTCAATGTCGCCGGTTTCCGAATACGCCAGCGCCATCAGCAGTCGTGCATCGTAGCGAAGCGGGTCGCGTGGGTATTCCGCAATCACCGTTTCCAACGCTTCGATCGCGTCATCGGGTTGGTTTTCTGCTAACAGCGCACGACCTAGGGCGATCAACCCCCGCGGTTGACGTTGCCGTTCTTCGTAACGGAGGTAGGAACGCAACAGGCGAATGCTTCGTTCAAAATGACGACCCTGTTGGTACGAATCGATCGCCGCCCACTGGGTTTTGATGTAACGTGGGGTATCAAAGTCAAGCTCGGCGGCTCGGGTAAACGCATCGCCAGCTTGGCGAAAGCGACGCCGAGCGAGCGAAGCAGCCGCCGAAGAAATCTCGCCGTTTAGCTGGGTGCCTGCGCGCAGTGTGCTGGCCGCCCACTCGCGAAAAGCAATGCCTTCTTGCATTAACGCCGCTGAACGTGTGAAGATCGGCGGCAAGCTGCGGGCCACATCAATCGTTTCTTGGTAAGCCGATTGATCGCGTAGTTTTTCGAGGGCGGCGATCAAACGGCGACGAAATTCGACTAACGAGACCATGGTTGGGTCGAAGCCTCGCAAATCGCCCATCTCACGCATCATGTAGCGGATCGTTTGGACGAGCTCGACGCCGAGTCCAAGCGCGGCGAGCTGTTCGATCTCTTCCAGACCGCTGATGATCGCGGCGCCACCGAATGGGCGTTGTTGCCGTGTGGCACTCCACTGCGTTAGTGCTTGATTGGGCATGCCTTGGCATTGATAGGCCCGGCCTGCCCAAATTCTCGCCTCCGATGCAATCTGCGGCGAAGCTTCACGCTGCAAATCAAAAAGTGCCTTCATCGTGGGGGCCAATTCCGCGATGACTTCTTCGCGGCTATCGGACGGATTGTCTGGTTGTTTGCCATATCGCCCAATCGCTTTGCGGATTTGCACCACGCCATGGGCAAGTTTAAAACGATGTTGGAATCCGATGTACGAAGCTTGTTTGGTCACATCGGCTGCTTCGATCGCTTGTTTTCCTCGCTGGATTGCTGCTTCAGCCTCGGCGTAGCGGCCCAGCCGCGTCAACGCGTCGATTTGGATCAAGTTGGCTTCGAACCGTTGTTGCGGTCGGAGCGTTTGGTCGGCCAGGATGACTTGAATCGTCTCCAGTGCAAGTTCGGGTTGAGGGTCGCGGGTGCGAAGCAGGGTTTCGGCCAGTAACGGCAATAGCTCCCGTCGCAACGTCGGGTCCAGCACGATCAGCTCTTCGAACAAGGCTGCCGCTCGGTCGAATTCCCCCAATTGGAAATAGGATTCGGCGAGCAGCCGTTTGCCCTCGACCTCGCGGCCGACCGGCAATCCTTTTTCCACCGCCGCTTTGAAATCGGGGATGGCGGCGATCAAGATTTCGCGGCGTTCGCGATTGTCATCGGTTTCGCGAGCCCGCACCACCTCGCCCGCGCTGATAAGGAATTGACGCAGTTTTCGCCACTCCGCAAGCGGATCTTCGTTTTCATCCGTTCCCTTGGCCGCTTTCCCGCTTGCGTCATCCTCCGGCAACTCTTCGCCCAAATCGACGGATTTAGCCAGCCGGCCGGCGACGATGGCATTGCCAGCAATGTATTCTCGCGAGGCAATTTTTAGCGTCTCGATGGCATCGGGCGGGCCATTACCAAGCCAAACCGAAAACACCGTCCCAAACCCCAAAATCGCGATCGCGGCAGCAAGCACCAAAAGCGACGTGGTGATCTTGTCACGACTTACCGCCGGTTGGCTTTCGTCGGTTGGATCTGCCTGTTTTTTAGCCACCTTTGACTCAGAACCGTTTGCTTGGTTTGGATGTGTTGGGGGGACACGATGCCATTTCGCGTGGAAACATTCGAAATGGACTGTTAGAGACGGACCATTTGACACGTTGGGAATTAGCAGAAAACGGCCTTGGCGGTCAAGTTGTTCTGTCCCCCGCCCCCCTGAACGCGTTGCGATCGCGTTCGCCTAGCGTCCAAAAACGCTCGCTCCCTCGCGAATCGCGATTCGCCGAGGCACCACCGAAACCGAATCGACTTGGGCGCAGCGAAGCAAATCGGCCTCGTAACCCGCTCGAATCAAATTTTTGCCCCCGCGCGACTGTGACAGCCGGCTGGCCAACGCCGCCGCATGCTCCGTGGACAATTCCGCCGATTCAGATGGGCCCGCGGCTTCGGTTGAGCCCGCAGGCTCGGATACACGAGCCTGCGATTCCCCAGCATCGGGGGCAAACCAGGACCGCCACATCTCGCAGGCGATCTGTGATTCGTCATTCAGTTCCAACGAAGCAAGCTGACGTTGGTCAAGCCGCGACTGAAAATGACTGACCAACGCCCCGGCAAACAAAACATCTTCCAACGTGACGAAACCATCGGTACCGGCACAAACCAAGGCAACGCATGCATCCGGATCCAAGGATTCGGCCACCGCCCGCTGATTGACAAAGCTGCCCAATAGAACCTGTTTTGCTAGCGAAGCGGCTTGAATCGCCTTGGTCCCGTTGGTGGTGGTGACAATCAAATGCCGGCCGGCGACTCGCGAGGGCGAGTACTCTGCAGGCGAATTACCGCAATCAAAGCCTTCGATCGGCACGCAGCTGCGTTCGCCGCACAGCAGCGGTGGTGGGGAAAGGTTGTTTGCGATTTCGCGTGCGGTTTGGACATCGCATGTCGTCGTGATTTCTTCGGCACCATTGGCAATGGCCACCGACATCACGGTCGTCGCCCGCAAAATGTCGATCACGACCGCAACATCGGTCGTTTCGTCGATCGGATTGGTAGAGGGAAGAAACGAGGTCGCCAATCGCATTGAGAAAAAGTTCCTAAAAATGATCTTGTTCGGGTTCTGCCCACACCCGAGCTTCGTCCTCGAGCCAATCGACGTGGATCACGTTTGGATTGCAACAGACCGGGCAATCTTCGACATATTCTTGCCGGGTGCCGGACGAAGGGTCCAGCGGAATGACAATTTCTTCACCACAAGAATCGCAGACGTAAGAGGATTCGCTATCCATTTTGACAATCCTGACAGGTAAAAAGGGTGTCTGATGGTAAAAAGGCGGAACGTGTGCAAACGGCTTTGGGCGTTCTCGATGAAGTGCCGATGCTACCCTATAATCAAGCCGACGATGAGTATCCCCCCGTTCTTTTCTTGAGTGCCATGCCCGGACCCGCAATCTCACGATCCGTTTCGTCCGGTAACACCGCAGCGGGGCATCACGTGGATCCGACCGTCTTGCTGGCTCGGTTTGGATTAACACAATTTCGGCCTGGCCAACGCGATGTGGTCGATGCGGTTGCCGACGGGCACGACGTGATGTGCGTGATGCCAACCGGGGGTGGTAAAAGTCTGTGTTACCAACTGCCGAGTCTCGGTCGGCCTGGGACGACCATTGTCGTGTCACCGTTGATCGCGTTGATGAAGGACCAAGTCGACACGCTGCAGTCGTTGAACATCAAAGCAAAATTGCTCAACAGCACCCTTAGCATGTCCGAGCAAGTCGACGTGATGCAGCAGATGTCGCGGGGCGAGTTGGACTTGGTCTACGTGGCTCCCGAGCGACTTCGCAACACGCGTTTTCTCGAGGCGGTGACGACAGCCGAGGTGACGTTGTTGGCGGTGGATGAAGCCCACTGTGTCAGCGAGTGGGGGCACGATTTTCGCCCGGATTATTCACGGCTGGGACGGTTCCGCGATCGTTACTTGTCGAATGTGCAAACGATCGCGTTGACCGCGACGGCGACTCCGGCGGTGCGGCAAGACATCATCGATTTGTTGCGATTGCGAGAACCGAAGACGTTCGTCACCGGTTTTGCACGCACTAATTTGCGATTTAGTGTTCAGCATTCCAAAAGCGATCGCGAAAAAGACGAGCAACTGGTCAAATACGTCAACCAATGTGAAGGCACCGGGATTATCTACGCTGCGACGCGCAAACGCTGTGAAGAAATTGCCAGCTGGTTGCCTGAGAAGACACGACGTCCCATCGGAGCCTATCATGCGGGCTTGGAACCGATGCAGCGGCAACGGATTCAAGACGACTTTATGTCGGGCAAACTGTCTGCGATCGTGGCGACCAATGCGTTTGGAATGGGGATCGATAAATCCGACATTCGCTACGTGATCCACTACAACATGCCCGGCACCTTGGAGGCGTATTACCAAGAAGCCGGACGCGCCGGGCGGGACGCAAAAGACAGCGATTGTTTGATGTTGTTTTCTTACAACGATCGCTATATCCAAGAGTTCTTTATCGAAAACCGCTACCCTTCGCGCGAAACCGTGTCGAAGGTCTACGAGTTTTTGCTGTCCCGCGAAGAAGACCCAATCGAATTGACGCTCGATCAAGTGCGTGCGGCGATTGACGTCAAAGACGGCAGCGAAGCGATCGGCACCTCGCAAACCTTGTTGGCCAAGGCGGGGGTGCTGAAGCGGTTGGATAGTTCGGCAAACAATGCGATTGTTCGCATCGACAGTAACGCCGCGACGATGTTGGATTTTCTGCCACGCGAAGCCAAAGTTCGCAGACGCGTGATGATGGCGGTCGAAAAGGTCGTGGGCAAACGACGTGGCGAAGACGTCTATGTGACGGTCAAACGATTGACCGAACTGGCCAACGTCGATCGCGATCAACTCGCTCGCACGCTTCGAGAGCTGCGACGATTGAAAGGATTCGATTACGTGCCGCCGTTCCGCGGTCGCGCTGTCCATCTCGTTGAACGCGACATCCCTTTTGATTCGCTTGAAATCGATTTCGAAGAACTCGAGCGACGTCGCCAAGCCGAACATGCCAAGCTGGATGCCGTAATCGGATTTGCGCGTAGCAATGGTTGTCGTCAACGTGTGATCTTGGATTACTTTGGCGACCCTGCAAGCAAGAATTGTGGCAATTGTGATCGCTGCAATCCCGAAGGACGCCGCGCCAACGCGGCCGTGGATCCAGCGAAGATCGCCGAGGCGTTTGCCGGAGTCGATCGCGATGGATTTGTGCGAGGGGTGCGAGTCGTGCTCAGCGGCGTGTTCCGCATGCATGCACGGTTTGGCAAGAATCTTGTGGCCCAGATGCTGTGCGGTTCCAAAAACAAAAAGTTGCAACAGTGGAAACTGCACCGGCTCAGCACGTACGGGTTGCTGTCGCCATTGAAGCAGTCCGAAGTGGTCGCCGTGATGGATGCGTTGATCGAACGCGGGCTGCTGATTCAACGCGAAGTTGATGACCGCCGCCCCACCGTCGATCTGAGCGACTATGGCAGCTTGGTGATGCACGCCAAAGA from the Novipirellula caenicola genome contains:
- a CDS encoding 2-phosphosulfolactate phosphatase, encoding MRLATSFLPSTNPIDETTDVAVVIDILRATTVMSVAIANGAEEITTTCDVQTAREIANNLSPPPLLCGERSCVPIEGFDCGNSPAEYSPSRVAGRHLIVTTTNGTKAIQAASLAKQVLLGSFVNQRAVAESLDPDACVALVCAGTDGFVTLEDVLFAGALVSHFQSRLDQRQLASLELNDESQIACEMWRSWFAPDAGESQARVSEPAGSTEAAGPSESAELSTEHAAALASRLSQSRGGKNLIRAGYEADLLRCAQVDSVSVVPRRIAIREGASVFGR
- a CDS encoding CPXCG motif-containing cysteine-rich protein — protein: MDSESSYVCDSCGEEIVIPLDPSSGTRQEYVEDCPVCCNPNVIHVDWLEDEARVWAEPEQDHF
- a CDS encoding ATP-dependent DNA helicase RecQ translates to MSDGKKAERVQTALGVLDEVPMLPYNQADDEYPPVLFLSAMPGPAISRSVSSGNTAAGHHVDPTVLLARFGLTQFRPGQRDVVDAVADGHDVMCVMPTGGGKSLCYQLPSLGRPGTTIVVSPLIALMKDQVDTLQSLNIKAKLLNSTLSMSEQVDVMQQMSRGELDLVYVAPERLRNTRFLEAVTTAEVTLLAVDEAHCVSEWGHDFRPDYSRLGRFRDRYLSNVQTIALTATATPAVRQDIIDLLRLREPKTFVTGFARTNLRFSVQHSKSDREKDEQLVKYVNQCEGTGIIYAATRKRCEEIASWLPEKTRRPIGAYHAGLEPMQRQRIQDDFMSGKLSAIVATNAFGMGIDKSDIRYVIHYNMPGTLEAYYQEAGRAGRDAKDSDCLMLFSYNDRYIQEFFIENRYPSRETVSKVYEFLLSREEDPIELTLDQVRAAIDVKDGSEAIGTSQTLLAKAGVLKRLDSSANNAIVRIDSNAATMLDFLPREAKVRRRVMMAVEKVVGKRRGEDVYVTVKRLTELANVDRDQLARTLRELRRLKGFDYVPPFRGRAVHLVERDIPFDSLEIDFEELERRRQAEHAKLDAVIGFARSNGCRQRVILDYFGDPASKNCGNCDRCNPEGRRANAAVDPAKIAEAFAGVDRDGFVRGVRVVLSGVFRMHARFGKNLVAQMLCGSKNKKLQQWKLHRLSTYGLLSPLKQSEVVAVMDALIERGLLIQREVDDRRPTVDLSDYGSLVMHAKEPINDTLGIKFPLVKRLSAAAKNLEAADVHEKSNPTLNEPEPAADAAPPSASDELKSELKDRLKRWRQKSSAALAIPAYRILSNATIDRILDAIPRSTSELEKISGVGPATIEQFGYDIIQLIEAVVVEHEGAAEPDSETESETQSEITTVATPASNPVDQDGTQADAGENHQRGRENDPSDSPIAASTDAEQRGEPTRSQNASSQTGRNPNASSHSIGDNSIGGHSSGDEKDVRERGDSNVTGREKPQVDSDASYCQTELFEAEDAEVRPEATKDRRLPEILELDSAGPLAPDPALVDPSTDEAADAYWTWRLFRDGYTVSQVSLIRRCSAAVLARQLEIAAAVGHPVESGWLEAARAVKS